One part of the Candidatus Methylomirabilota bacterium genome encodes these proteins:
- a CDS encoding cupin domain-containing protein: MTTTLVALALLGLMTGTAMAQEPKVTSLMSKDLPEAPGREVLMLTVEHAPGGSSAIHRHNAQAFVYVLEGSVVMQLKGGQPVTLTAGQSFYEGPDDVHLVDRNASSTRPAKFLVVLIKKKGAPALVPAQ; encoded by the coding sequence ATGACGACCACACTCGTTGCGTTGGCGCTGCTCGGCCTCATGACCGGCACCGCGATGGCTCAGGAGCCCAAGGTCACCTCGCTCATGTCCAAGGATCTTCCGGAGGCGCCCGGCCGGGAAGTGCTGATGCTCACGGTCGAGCATGCCCCCGGCGGATCGAGCGCCATCCACCGGCACAATGCCCAGGCGTTCGTCTACGTGCTGGAGGGCTCGGTGGTGATGCAGCTGAAGGGGGGACAGCCGGTGACACTGACCGCGGGACAGAGCTTCTACGAAGGCCCGGACGACGTTCATCTCGTCGATCGGAATGCCAGCAGTACCCGGCCCGCGAAATTCCTGGTGGTCTTGATCAAGAAGAAGGGCGCCCCCGCGCTCGTGCCCGCGCAGTAG
- a CDS encoding SDR family oxidoreductase, translated as MKIVVIGGTGLIGSKTIPILRQRGHEAIAAAPNTGVNTITGEGLEEVMVGTEVVIDLANAPSWEDKAVLEFFETSGRNLLDAETAAGVRHHVAVSIVGTDRTPDNGYFRAKVAQERLIEKSGIPYTIIRSTQFMELLPHIATSATEGSTVRVSPGLFQPIAADDVAAAVADVALAAPRNGIVEIAGPERAPFDEIVARYLKAIGDPRTVVRDPAARYYGGRVEERSLVPLGDARLGRIGLDEWLRRSPARA; from the coding sequence GCTCGAAAACCATCCCCATTCTGCGCCAACGCGGCCACGAGGCCATCGCCGCCGCACCCAATACCGGCGTCAACACCATCACGGGCGAGGGGCTCGAGGAGGTCATGGTCGGCACGGAGGTCGTCATCGATCTCGCCAATGCGCCCTCATGGGAAGACAAGGCGGTGCTGGAATTCTTCGAGACCTCCGGGCGCAATCTTCTCGACGCGGAGACCGCCGCCGGCGTCCGGCACCATGTCGCGGTCTCGATCGTCGGGACGGATCGGACGCCCGACAATGGCTATTTCCGGGCCAAGGTCGCTCAGGAGAGACTGATCGAGAAGTCCGGCATCCCCTACACCATCATCCGCTCGACTCAGTTCATGGAATTGCTGCCCCACATCGCGACGTCCGCTACCGAGGGAAGCACGGTCCGGGTGTCGCCCGGCCTGTTCCAGCCCATCGCGGCGGACGACGTGGCCGCCGCGGTCGCCGATGTGGCGCTGGCCGCGCCGCGAAACGGCATCGTCGAGATCGCCGGTCCGGAGCGCGCCCCGTTCGACGAAATCGTCGCCCGCTATCTGAAGGCCATCGGCGACCCGCGAACGGTCGTGCGGGACCCCGCGGCCCGCTACTACGGCGGGCGCGTCGAGGAACGCTCGCTCGTGCCGCTGGGCGACGCCCGCCTGGGCCGTATCGGTCTCGACGAATGGCTCCGCCGCTCACCCGCCAGAGCCTGA